One region of Halomicrobium sp. LC1Hm genomic DNA includes:
- a CDS encoding class I fructose-bisphosphate aldolase, with protein MRPIDATPLTRDGNVLILAYDHGLEHGPVDFAGRPESADPESVFRAATHDAVTSLAVQKGVGEAYYPSYEDDVTLLAKLNGTSNMWMGEPDSSVNCSVEYAATQLEADAVGFTIYPGSNNEVEMVEEFREIQEEAREYDMPVVLWSYPRGQGLKNDTKEDVIAYAARLGLELGADVTKVKYPGSKEGMAHAVEMAGKSKVVMSGGSKRSDEAFLQSVRAVMDAGGAGLAVGRNVWQREQPEQILDALERVIHDGQSVDAALQ; from the coding sequence GCAACGTACTGATCCTGGCATACGATCACGGGCTCGAACACGGCCCGGTCGACTTCGCTGGTCGCCCCGAGAGTGCCGATCCCGAGTCGGTGTTTCGGGCCGCAACGCACGACGCCGTCACGTCGCTGGCAGTGCAGAAGGGAGTCGGCGAGGCGTACTACCCGTCCTACGAGGACGACGTGACGCTGCTCGCGAAGCTCAACGGCACCTCGAACATGTGGATGGGCGAACCCGACTCGTCGGTCAACTGCTCGGTCGAGTACGCTGCGACCCAGCTGGAGGCCGACGCCGTCGGCTTCACGATCTATCCCGGCTCGAACAACGAGGTCGAGATGGTCGAGGAGTTCCGCGAGATCCAGGAGGAGGCTCGCGAGTACGACATGCCCGTCGTCCTGTGGTCCTATCCGCGTGGACAGGGGCTCAAAAACGACACCAAAGAAGACGTCATCGCGTACGCCGCCCGACTCGGACTAGAACTGGGCGCGGACGTGACGAAGGTCAAGTATCCCGGTAGCAAGGAGGGGATGGCCCACGCCGTCGAGATGGCCGGCAAGAGCAAGGTCGTCATGAGCGGCGGTTCGAAACGCTCCGACGAGGCGTTCCTCCAGAGCGTCCGCGCGGTCATGGACGCTGGCGGCGCGGGGCTCGCCGTCGGACGCAACGTCTGGCAACGAGAACAACCCGAGCAGATCCTCGACGCGCTCGAACGCGTCATTCACGACGGGCAATCCGTCGACGCAGCACTGCAATGA
- a CDS encoding class 1 fructose-bisphosphatase, translating into MSKSTDLTPGMTDTTTGRIVGEFADAATEIREAIATERQFADEENPSGESQLAADLVADDLLEERLLALDGVGSYASEERESVTVDEGHRHVAVDPLDGSSNLEPNSGMGTIFGVYDTQPPTIGRNLVVAGFVIYGPTTSMVVARNDRVREYIIHDGDARVVDDDVSVPTDPTVYGFGGGRENWNDAFADYATELQERLKLRYGGAMIADVSQVLTYGGLFSYPALEYRPTGKLRLQFEGQPMGYIVEAAGGKSSDGQQSLLDREIDDIHDRTPLHLGNTSLIERLEERYERHE; encoded by the coding sequence ATGAGTAAATCAACCGACCTCACCCCGGGCATGACCGACACGACAACCGGGCGCATCGTCGGCGAGTTCGCCGACGCGGCGACCGAGATCCGCGAGGCGATCGCGACGGAGCGCCAGTTCGCCGACGAGGAGAACCCGAGCGGCGAGAGCCAGCTCGCGGCCGACCTGGTCGCCGACGACCTGCTCGAAGAGCGCTTGCTGGCACTCGACGGCGTCGGGAGCTACGCCAGCGAGGAACGCGAGTCAGTCACGGTCGACGAGGGCCACCGCCACGTCGCCGTCGACCCGCTCGATGGCTCCTCGAACCTCGAACCCAACAGCGGCATGGGGACGATCTTCGGCGTCTACGACACGCAGCCGCCGACGATCGGTCGGAACCTCGTGGTCGCCGGCTTCGTCATCTACGGCCCGACGACCTCGATGGTCGTGGCGCGCAACGACCGCGTCCGCGAGTACATCATCCACGACGGCGATGCTCGCGTCGTCGACGACGACGTGTCGGTCCCGACGGACCCGACGGTCTACGGCTTCGGGGGCGGTCGGGAGAACTGGAACGACGCGTTCGCAGACTACGCAACGGAGCTCCAGGAACGGCTCAAGCTCCGCTACGGCGGCGCGATGATCGCCGACGTGAGCCAGGTCCTCACTTACGGCGGGCTCTTCTCCTATCCCGCACTGGAGTACCGGCCGACGGGGAAACTGCGCCTCCAGTTCGAAGGACAGCCGATGGGCTACATCGTGGAGGCCGCTGGCGGCAAGTCCTCGGACGGACAGCAGTCGCTCCTCGACCGGGAGATCGACGATATCCACGACCGGACGCCGCTGCACCTCGGCAACACGTCGCTGATCGAGCGCCTCGAAGAGCGATACGAGCGCCACGAGTAG
- a CDS encoding acyl-CoA carboxylase subunit beta, whose amino-acid sequence MKVRIAAGATREEASAIAAAIAEHVGEAVRVFVGDDDAPRVVHRVDESGDDSEDDETGDDDLGPTDRERRLREEIADIEAGGPERYRERLSDQGKLFVRDRLELWFGELTFEDGKFANFDSWSPDSPTVDETDPDRRLPADGLLTGAAEFEDRSVHFMANDFTVKAGSMAERGVEKFLRMQQRALTTGRPVLYLMDSSGGRIDQQRGFFANREGIGKYYYNHSMLSGRVPQICVLYGPCIAGAAYTPVFADFTVMVEGMSAMAIASPRMVEMVTGEEIDLDELGGPEVHARHSGSADLVAEDEEHARELVAQLIGYLPDNADEDPPRTDGREPAKSPAGIDGVIPQAPNRGYDVRRLVERVIDADSLLELRPRYGEEMLTAFARIDGRPVGIVANDPSQRAGAIFPDAARKAAEFVWTCDAYNVPLLYLCDTPGFMAGSQVEKEGILEAGKKLIYATSSATVPKQCVITRKAYGAGIYAMSGPAYDPEATLALPSGEIAIMGPEAAINAVYANELADIEDEEERARREAELREQFREDIDVHRMASEVVIDEIVPPSDLRTELAARFAFYEDVEKDLPSKKHGTVL is encoded by the coding sequence ATGAAGGTGCGCATCGCCGCCGGTGCAACCCGCGAGGAGGCGTCAGCAATCGCCGCTGCCATCGCCGAACACGTCGGCGAGGCCGTCCGCGTCTTCGTCGGTGACGACGACGCGCCACGCGTGGTCCATCGGGTCGACGAGTCGGGCGACGACAGCGAGGACGACGAGACGGGCGACGACGACCTCGGCCCGACCGACCGCGAGCGTCGCCTGCGCGAGGAGATCGCCGACATCGAGGCCGGCGGTCCCGAGCGGTACCGCGAGCGCCTCTCCGACCAGGGGAAGCTGTTCGTTCGGGACCGGCTGGAGCTGTGGTTCGGCGAGCTGACCTTCGAAGACGGCAAGTTCGCGAACTTCGACAGCTGGTCGCCGGATTCGCCCACCGTCGACGAGACAGATCCCGACCGGCGACTGCCGGCCGACGGGCTGTTGACCGGAGCGGCGGAGTTCGAGGACCGCTCGGTTCATTTCATGGCCAACGACTTCACCGTCAAGGCCGGGTCGATGGCCGAGCGCGGCGTCGAGAAGTTCCTCCGGATGCAACAGCGTGCGCTGACGACCGGACGGCCGGTGCTGTACCTGATGGACTCGTCTGGGGGCCGAATCGACCAACAGCGGGGCTTTTTCGCCAACCGCGAGGGGATCGGGAAGTACTACTACAACCACTCGATGCTCTCCGGTCGCGTCCCACAGATCTGCGTGCTGTACGGCCCCTGTATCGCGGGTGCGGCCTACACGCCCGTGTTCGCCGACTTCACGGTCATGGTCGAGGGGATGAGCGCGATGGCCATCGCCAGCCCGCGGATGGTCGAGATGGTCACCGGCGAGGAGATCGACCTCGACGAACTCGGCGGCCCGGAGGTCCACGCACGCCACTCCGGGAGCGCCGATCTCGTCGCCGAAGACGAAGAGCACGCTCGGGAGCTCGTCGCACAGCTGATCGGCTACCTCCCGGACAACGCCGACGAAGACCCGCCACGGACCGACGGCCGCGAGCCCGCCAAGTCTCCAGCGGGGATCGACGGCGTCATTCCGCAGGCACCCAACCGGGGCTACGACGTGCGCCGCCTCGTCGAGCGTGTGATCGACGCCGACTCGTTGCTGGAGTTGCGCCCCCGCTACGGCGAGGAGATGCTCACGGCGTTCGCCCGGATCGACGGCCGTCCCGTCGGGATCGTCGCCAACGACCCGAGCCAGCGAGCCGGAGCGATCTTCCCCGACGCCGCCCGGAAGGCCGCCGAGTTCGTCTGGACCTGTGACGCGTACAACGTCCCGCTGCTGTACCTCTGTGACACGCCGGGGTTCATGGCCGGCTCGCAGGTCGAGAAAGAGGGGATCCTCGAAGCGGGCAAGAAGCTCATCTACGCGACCTCCTCGGCGACGGTGCCCAAACAGTGTGTCATCACGCGGAAGGCCTACGGAGCGGGCATCTACGCGATGTCCGGCCCGGCCTACGACCCGGAAGCGACCCTCGCCTTGCCGTCGGGCGAGATCGCGATCATGGGGCCGGAGGCCGCGATCAACGCCGTCTACGCCAACGAGCTGGCCGACATCGAGGACGAGGAGGAACGCGCCAGACGGGAGGCCGAGCTCCGCGAGCAGTTCCGCGAGGACATCGACGTCCACCGGATGGCCAGCGAGGTCGTCATCGACGAGATCGTCCCGCCGAGCGACCTGCGGACGGAGCTGGCCGCTCGCTTCGCGTTCTACGAGGACGTAGAGAAGGACCTTCCCTCGAAGAAACACGGGACGGTGCTGTGA
- a CDS encoding DUF5658 family protein: MDQYIVPSTRAWLEHRYLELSTVELELWLVALSALTLDVILTYVGLQSGFSEGNPIMGYAFEHVGFAVLGLVKVVVLGTAGLARELRPEYGPVIPLGLALPWLAASVVNYTLLF; the protein is encoded by the coding sequence ATGGATCAGTACATCGTACCGTCGACACGTGCGTGGCTGGAGCATCGCTATCTGGAACTGTCGACCGTCGAGCTCGAACTGTGGCTCGTCGCGCTGTCGGCCCTGACCCTCGACGTGATTCTGACGTACGTCGGACTGCAGTCGGGGTTCAGCGAGGGGAACCCGATCATGGGGTACGCGTTCGAACACGTCGGGTTCGCCGTCCTCGGTCTCGTGAAGGTGGTCGTACTCGGGACCGCGGGACTGGCACGCGAGTTGCGCCCGGAGTACGGGCCGGTCATCCCGCTGGGGCTCGCGCTCCCGTGGCTCGCGGCCTCCGTGGTCAACTACACGCTGCTCTTCTAG
- a CDS encoding MaoC family dehydratase, giving the protein MAGNYYEAFTVGETITHPRSRTVSESDNQRFCDMTMNQQPLHLDAEFAADSDFGERVVNGLYTLSLAVGLTIPETTDGTIVANLGYDEVEHPAPVFHGDTIRAETTVTDKRETSDGDRGIVTMTVDVFKQDDTLVCSFERTVLAEKRPDERA; this is encoded by the coding sequence ATGGCCGGCAACTACTACGAGGCGTTCACGGTCGGCGAGACGATCACACACCCCCGCAGCCGAACCGTCTCGGAGAGCGACAATCAGCGCTTTTGCGACATGACGATGAACCAGCAGCCCCTCCACCTCGACGCCGAGTTCGCCGCCGACTCCGACTTCGGCGAACGGGTCGTCAACGGGCTCTACACGCTCTCGCTGGCGGTCGGACTGACGATCCCGGAGACGACCGACGGGACCATCGTCGCCAACCTCGGCTACGACGAGGTCGAACACCCCGCGCCGGTGTTTCACGGCGACACGATCCGGGCCGAGACGACCGTGACCGACAAGCGCGAGACCAGCGACGGCGACCGCGGCATCGTGACGATGACCGTCGACGTGTTCAAGCAAGACGACACGCTCGTTTGCTCGTTCGAGCGGACGGTCCTCGCCGAGAAGCGCCCCGACGAGCGAGCCTAG
- a CDS encoding GAF domain-containing sensor histidine kinase gives MSGPAARVDQSTLTGLLSAKTPDDVYDRVIEACLDRLGADRCVISLDTDGGLVPVAVSDCGATVEELRDQPGWDYQSLAVRDGDSYLVGDLDDDESTTGRATGDRKRSSRDAARSVLSVPIDGVGVVFATATDPMAFTESDREWLEAVALYVGSSLTRFRSPEPICSTVTSSGSTTRCEATETDGEAPVALETLDERLSFVLDATDSVLWTVNVSARTLRLFGPVERIVGLDPDTEYPLSEFVDGFVHPDDRERLVEQLQAVAVGQRDSVELECRLVPADSDESRWFRNRSRLLEDERTTLIGLSTDVSGNVSREQRIKRLQQRTTRLIGAQSQTQIANVAVNAAEDALTLPLAGIHLRDGDVLEPTAVNERVWEVIGEIPSYRAHDDDPIDTFVWETYGRSRPAVVEDTAEHDQLSEATNVRSVIVYPLDDYGVFIASAREPDAFDSVDVALGEVLSMGIVAALDRTEQEDRLREQAQALERKNERLEEFTSIVSHDLRNPLNVALGRVEYVRNDCDDDHLATAQQALERMASIIEETLALARQGHSVSDREPVSVPEIARRCWQTVQTASATLETAFEGGFTVLADREQLAHVLENLITNAVEHGGENVTVRIGPLTDEPGFYVEDDGPGIPETERSDVFETGYTTAQDGTGFGLSLVRDIVTAHGWAVTATTGSNGGARFEITDVERS, from the coding sequence ATGAGTGGCCCGGCAGCCCGAGTCGATCAGTCTACGCTGACCGGCCTCCTGTCCGCGAAGACTCCCGACGACGTGTACGACCGAGTGATCGAGGCCTGTCTCGATCGGCTCGGTGCGGACCGGTGCGTGATCTCGCTGGACACCGATGGTGGCCTGGTGCCGGTGGCAGTCAGCGACTGCGGGGCCACTGTCGAGGAGCTCCGAGACCAGCCCGGCTGGGACTACCAGTCACTCGCCGTTCGAGACGGCGACTCCTATCTGGTCGGCGACCTCGACGACGACGAGTCGACCACGGGAAGGGCGACCGGGGACAGAAAGAGGAGTTCCAGGGACGCCGCGCGATCGGTGCTCAGCGTCCCGATCGACGGCGTCGGTGTCGTCTTCGCGACCGCCACCGACCCGATGGCGTTCACCGAGTCGGATCGAGAGTGGCTCGAAGCGGTCGCCCTGTACGTCGGGTCGTCGCTGACGCGGTTTCGCTCACCGGAGCCGATCTGTTCGACCGTCACGAGCAGTGGATCGACGACTCGCTGTGAGGCGACCGAAACGGACGGCGAAGCACCCGTCGCGCTGGAGACCCTCGACGAACGTCTCTCGTTCGTGCTGGATGCGACGGACTCGGTGCTCTGGACGGTGAACGTCTCCGCTCGAACGCTCCGGCTGTTCGGACCGGTCGAACGGATCGTCGGTCTCGATCCAGACACCGAATATCCGCTCTCGGAGTTCGTCGACGGGTTCGTCCACCCCGACGACAGAGAGCGTCTCGTCGAGCAGCTACAGGCGGTCGCGGTCGGGCAACGAGACAGCGTCGAACTCGAATGCCGCCTGGTGCCGGCCGACAGCGACGAGAGCAGGTGGTTCAGAAACCGCTCCAGACTGCTGGAAGACGAGAGAACGACGCTCATCGGTCTGTCGACGGACGTGAGCGGGAACGTCTCGCGAGAGCAGCGGATCAAGCGACTCCAACAGCGGACGACGCGGCTGATCGGCGCACAGTCCCAGACCCAGATCGCAAACGTCGCGGTGAACGCGGCCGAGGACGCGCTCACGCTGCCACTCGCCGGCATTCACCTCCGGGACGGCGACGTGCTCGAACCGACGGCGGTCAACGAGCGCGTGTGGGAGGTGATCGGTGAAATCCCGAGCTATCGGGCACACGACGACGATCCCATCGATACGTTCGTCTGGGAGACGTACGGCCGCAGCCGGCCGGCCGTCGTCGAGGACACGGCCGAGCACGACCAGTTGAGCGAAGCGACGAACGTCCGGAGCGTGATCGTCTATCCGCTGGACGACTACGGCGTCTTCATCGCGTCTGCACGCGAGCCCGACGCCTTCGATTCGGTCGACGTGGCGCTGGGCGAGGTCCTCTCGATGGGGATCGTCGCGGCACTGGACCGGACCGAGCAGGAAGACCGCCTCAGGGAACAGGCCCAAGCGCTCGAACGGAAGAACGAGCGCCTCGAAGAGTTCACCAGCATCGTGAGCCACGACCTCCGCAACCCGCTCAACGTCGCGCTCGGCCGCGTCGAGTACGTCCGGAACGACTGCGACGACGATCACCTCGCGACGGCCCAACAGGCCCTCGAACGGATGGCCTCGATCATCGAGGAGACACTGGCGCTCGCTCGACAGGGCCACTCGGTGAGCGACCGCGAGCCGGTCTCGGTCCCGGAGATCGCTCGCCGGTGCTGGCAGACGGTACAGACGGCGTCGGCGACCCTGGAGACAGCATTCGAGGGAGGGTTCACCGTGCTGGCCGACAGAGAACAACTGGCCCACGTCCTGGAGAATCTCATCACGAACGCCGTCGAACACGGCGGCGAGAACGTCACCGTTCGGATCGGGCCACTGACGGACGAACCCGGCTTCTACGTCGAAGACGACGGTCCGGGGATCCCCGAGACCGAACGGTCCGACGTGTTCGAGACGGGGTACACGACCGCACAGGACGGGACGGGGTTCGGGCTCTCGCTGGTACGAGACATCGTCACGGCACACGGGTGGGCGGTCACCGCGACGACCGGGTCCAACGGCGGCGCGCGGTTCGAGATCACCGACGTCGAACGGTCGTGA
- a CDS encoding ABC transporter ATP-binding protein, which produces MAVLEINNLHAKVAEDGGERILRGVDLEVESGEIHALMGPNGSGKSTTAKIIAGHPAYEVTDGEVLIHLEDGDVADDIEIDDDQRTWNLLELEPNERAALGIFLGFQYPAEIEGVTMVNFLRTALNAKLEEQAELFEEEDEESEADEEATNEDAAGYDSSPMEGPADEGEVSVAEFQQLLKEKMEQLDMDEKFANRYLNAGFSGGEKKQNEVLQAAILEPSVAVLDEIDSGLDIDRLQDVSNGINALRDEQGTGVLQITHYQRILDYVEPDHVHVMIDGEIAKSGGAELAEKLEDKGYDWVREEVYEAA; this is translated from the coding sequence ATGGCAGTACTCGAAATCAACAATCTCCACGCGAAAGTGGCAGAAGACGGCGGTGAACGGATCCTTCGCGGTGTCGACCTCGAAGTCGAGTCGGGCGAAATCCACGCGCTGATGGGCCCCAACGGGTCGGGCAAGTCGACGACGGCGAAGATCATCGCGGGCCACCCAGCATACGAGGTGACCGACGGCGAAGTGCTCATCCACCTCGAAGACGGCGACGTGGCAGACGACATCGAGATCGACGACGACCAGCGCACCTGGAACCTGCTGGAGCTAGAGCCCAACGAGCGCGCGGCGCTCGGCATCTTCCTGGGCTTCCAGTACCCGGCCGAGATCGAGGGCGTCACGATGGTGAACTTCCTCCGGACGGCGCTCAACGCCAAGCTCGAAGAGCAAGCAGAGCTGTTCGAGGAGGAAGACGAGGAGAGCGAGGCCGACGAGGAAGCGACCAACGAGGACGCCGCAGGCTACGACAGTTCCCCGATGGAAGGCCCCGCCGACGAGGGCGAGGTCAGCGTCGCCGAGTTCCAGCAGCTCCTCAAGGAGAAGATGGAACAGCTCGACATGGACGAGAAGTTCGCCAACCGCTATCTCAACGCCGGCTTCTCCGGCGGCGAGAAGAAGCAAAACGAGGTCCTCCAGGCCGCGATCCTCGAACCGTCGGTCGCCGTGCTGGACGAGATCGACTCCGGCCTGGACATCGACCGCCTGCAGGACGTCTCTAACGGCATCAACGCGCTGCGCGACGAGCAGGGCACCGGTGTCCTCCAGATCACCCACTACCAGCGCATCCTCGACTACGTCGAGCCCGATCACGTCCACGTGATGATCGACGGCGAGATCGCGAAGTCCGGCGGCGCGGAGCTGGCCGAGAAGCTCGAAGACAAGGGGTACGACTGGGTCCGCGAGGAAGTCTACGAGGCCGCGTGA
- the sufB gene encoding Fe-S cluster assembly protein SufB: protein MSSDQDHLKETDTEKRFEFKKEEKSAFEAEKGLTEETIRVISEDKDEPEWMLERRLRALEQWHELPMPDDWPGAPDISEVDVDEIVPYIRPDIETRGGVDDWNDLPEEIQDTFDKLGIPEAEKNALSGVGAQYESEIVYQNMQERWEEKGVVFCDMDKAVQEHEELVREHFMTKAVPPSDNKFAALHGAIWSGGSFVYVPEDTSVDMPIQAYFRMNSDGMGQFEHTLIIAEESSEVHYIEGCSAPKYSEFNLHSGGVEVFVGENAHVQYSTVQNWSKNTYNLNTKRAIVEADGTMEWVSGSMGSKATMLYPSTVLKGPGATDNHITIAMAGEGQNIDTGAKVYHNAPDTKSTIESKSISKDGGRTNYRGLVHIADGAENASTSVECDALMFDNESTSDTMPYMEIQESNVDVAHEATVGKIGDEDVFYLQSRGLDDDDAKQMIVAGFIEPLTEELPIEYAVEMNRLIELEMEGSLG, encoded by the coding sequence ATGAGTTCAGATCAAGACCACCTCAAAGAAACAGATACGGAGAAGCGCTTCGAGTTCAAGAAGGAGGAGAAGTCCGCCTTCGAAGCCGAGAAGGGCCTGACCGAGGAGACGATCCGCGTCATCTCGGAAGACAAAGACGAGCCCGAGTGGATGCTGGAGCGTCGGCTCCGGGCACTCGAACAGTGGCACGAGCTCCCGATGCCGGACGACTGGCCGGGCGCGCCGGACATCTCGGAAGTCGACGTCGACGAGATCGTTCCCTACATCCGCCCGGACATCGAGACCCGCGGCGGCGTCGACGACTGGAACGACCTCCCCGAAGAGATCCAGGACACTTTCGACAAGCTCGGTATCCCGGAAGCCGAGAAGAACGCGCTTTCGGGCGTCGGCGCGCAGTACGAGTCCGAGATCGTCTACCAGAACATGCAGGAGCGCTGGGAGGAGAAGGGCGTCGTCTTCTGTGACATGGACAAGGCCGTCCAGGAGCACGAAGAGCTCGTCCGCGAGCACTTCATGACCAAGGCCGTCCCCCCGAGCGACAACAAGTTCGCCGCGCTCCACGGCGCGATCTGGTCGGGCGGTTCCTTCGTCTACGTTCCGGAAGACACGTCGGTCGACATGCCGATTCAGGCGTACTTCCGGATGAACAGCGACGGGATGGGCCAGTTCGAGCACACGCTCATCATCGCCGAAGAGAGTTCCGAGGTCCACTACATCGAGGGCTGTTCGGCTCCGAAGTACTCGGAGTTCAACCTCCACAGCGGCGGCGTGGAGGTCTTCGTCGGCGAGAACGCCCACGTCCAGTACTCGACGGTCCAGAACTGGTCGAAAAACACCTACAACCTGAACACCAAACGCGCCATCGTCGAGGCCGACGGGACGATGGAGTGGGTGTCCGGTTCGATGGGGTCGAAGGCGACGATGCTGTACCCCTCGACGGTGCTGAAAGGCCCCGGTGCGACGGACAACCACATCACGATCGCCATGGCCGGCGAGGGCCAGAACATCGACACCGGCGCGAAGGTCTACCACAACGCGCCCGACACGAAGTCGACCATCGAGTCGAAGTCCATCAGCAAGGACGGCGGCCGGACGAACTACCGCGGTCTCGTCCACATCGCCGACGGGGCCGAGAACGCCTCGACGAGCGTCGAGTGTGACGCGCTGATGTTCGACAACGAGTCCACGTCGGACACGATGCCGTATATGGAGATCCAGGAGTCGAACGTCGACGTGGCCCACGAGGCGACCGTCGGCAAGATCGGCGACGAGGACGTGTTCTACCTCCAGAGCCGCGGTCTGGACGACGACGACGCGAAGCAGATGATCGTCGCCGGCTTCATCGAACCGCTCACGGAGGAACTGCCCATCGAATACGCAGTCGAGATGAATCGCCTCATCGAACTCGAAATGGAGGGGAGCCTCGGGTAA
- the sufD gene encoding Fe-S cluster assembly protein SufD, with amino-acid sequence MSTQVHANLTAEQVTQISEELDEPEWLLETRLDAYEALDSLDMPDVIRTPGRDWTNLDALDYETLVDPLEWEQEKDRVDAEGVDVLSWADALDQHGELIEAQFGSIVDPQRDYLTALSTALFSAGTVVYVPEGVDAEDVKIRTTMNSRSLFNYTLVVAEESSSVTILERQTTGTNVDGEAQRASDSSSGGEPRDGEQYYSGIVEVAAEENSSVQYGTLQNLDDDSYNFQVKRGHAGTYATVDWIEGNIGSRLTKSNVETRLLGDASESQIVGAFFGHEDQHFDIASRVWHEAEHTTADLVTRGVLDDAARSVYEGVQDVGREAWDTNSYQRENTLMLSDESEADASPKLIINNHDTEASHSATVGQVDEEDMFYMTSRSVDPESARNMLVEGFFVPVFEEIAVDELRDDLDDLVVERLRE; translated from the coding sequence ATGAGTACGCAGGTACACGCCAACCTCACGGCAGAACAGGTAACGCAGATCTCCGAGGAGCTCGACGAGCCCGAGTGGCTGCTCGAAACGCGTCTCGACGCGTACGAGGCCCTCGACTCGCTGGACATGCCGGACGTGATCCGGACGCCGGGTCGGGACTGGACGAACCTCGACGCGCTCGACTACGAGACGCTCGTCGATCCCCTGGAGTGGGAACAGGAGAAAGACCGCGTCGACGCCGAGGGTGTCGACGTGCTCTCGTGGGCCGACGCCCTCGATCAGCACGGAGAGCTGATCGAAGCGCAGTTCGGCTCGATCGTCGACCCACAGCGGGACTATCTCACGGCCCTCTCGACGGCGCTGTTTAGCGCCGGGACGGTCGTCTACGTCCCCGAGGGCGTCGACGCCGAAGACGTGAAGATCCGGACGACGATGAACAGTCGATCGCTGTTCAACTACACGCTGGTCGTCGCCGAGGAGTCCTCGTCCGTGACGATCCTCGAACGCCAGACCACCGGCACCAACGTCGACGGCGAGGCGCAACGGGCCTCGGACTCGTCGAGCGGCGGTGAGCCGCGAGACGGCGAGCAGTACTACTCCGGCATCGTCGAAGTCGCCGCCGAGGAAAACAGCAGCGTCCAGTACGGCACGCTCCAGAACCTCGACGACGACAGCTACAACTTCCAGGTCAAGCGCGGCCACGCCGGCACCTACGCCACGGTCGACTGGATCGAGGGCAACATCGGCTCCCGGCTGACCAAGTCAAACGTCGAGACGCGCCTGCTGGGCGACGCCTCGGAGTCCCAGATCGTCGGGGCCTTCTTCGGCCACGAGGACCAGCACTTCGACATCGCGTCCCGAGTCTGGCACGAAGCCGAACACACCACGGCCGACCTCGTCACCCGCGGCGTCCTCGACGACGCCGCCCGCTCGGTGTACGAGGGCGTCCAGGACGTGGGTCGCGAGGCGTGGGACACCAACTCCTACCAGCGGGAGAACACCCTGATGCTCTCAGACGAGAGCGAGGCCGACGCCTCGCCGAAGCTGATCATCAACAACCACGACACCGAAGCCAGCCACTCGGCGACCGTCGGACAGGTCGACGAGGAGGACATGTTCTACATGACCTCTCGCAGTGTCGATCCCGAGAGCGCGAGGAACATGCTCGTGGAGGGCTTCTTCGTGCCCGTCTTCGAGGAGATCGCGGTCGACGAACTTCGCGACGATCTCGACGACCTCGTCGTCGAGCGCCTCCGCGAGTAG